The following proteins are encoded in a genomic region of Parafrankia discariae:
- a CDS encoding SsgA family sporulation/cell division regulator, whose protein sequence is MSRRPIVSDAVTWEFNATYLAENGERVPLPTSLRYDPADPIAITMSMWVTDQKAVVWTFARRLFVDGARRCAGLGDVRVRPIVRDRRRVLLVELSSPGGHAMIELPADRVGDFVCHTYDLLPASAEDAVVERDLVLRVLRGRSRS, encoded by the coding sequence ATGAGCCGCCGTCCGATCGTGTCAGACGCCGTGACATGGGAATTCAACGCCACGTACCTGGCCGAGAACGGCGAGCGGGTTCCGCTGCCGACAAGCCTGAGGTACGACCCGGCCGATCCGATCGCGATCACCATGAGCATGTGGGTGACCGATCAGAAAGCCGTCGTGTGGACTTTCGCGCGCCGGCTCTTCGTCGACGGGGCACGCCGCTGCGCGGGGCTCGGTGACGTCCGGGTCCGCCCGATCGTCCGGGACCGCCGTCGGGTGCTGCTGGTCGAGCTTTCCAGCCCCGGCGGACACGCGATGATCGAGCTGCCCGCGGACCGGGTCGGTGACTTCGTCTGCCACACCTACGACCTGCTGCCCGCGTCGGCGGAGGACGCCGTGGTCGAGCGCGATCTGGTGCTGCGGGTGCTGCGAGGACGCAGCCGCAGCTGA
- a CDS encoding sensor histidine kinase, producing MTPSPGPGGDGLMFPTVARLELDDLLTQLVDRARDVLATQSRLRGLLQANRIIATDLRLPVLLRHIVEAATDLLGARYGALGVIAPDRTLEEFVHVGMTDADVTRIRYLPTGQGILGLLIDDQRPRRVDDIADDPSAYGFPPGHPPMRTFLGVPIMVRGEVFGNLYLTDKHDDAPFTAEDEELALALAANAGVAIENARLYHESQQRHLWMTASAEITRLFMAGAPDSFGMLARRVLDVADATFVALALRAEDGDGAGQHARVAVAVTDQDHDQERDQERDAGGGRAGRRIPLEHTLTGRVLTERQALRVDNAQLDALPDERTDRTGPLMVVPLVAGTDQCDGALLVGRDHGARAFTDTDLVLATSFAGHIAIALELAHTKADQERLLVLADRGRIARDLHDHVIQRLFAVALGMQDLAQYENPSNADRITAYIENIDATIKDIRRTIFELRSTHPTRGGRLRGALEKISEDIRPALGFNPVITLSGPLDSLVDERLADHLLAVAREALTNTARHARATTAELRLAVQGDTIALDAVDDGVGIGDSTRRSGLDNLRTRAEIVGGACSVTTPPGGGTHLRWTAPL from the coding sequence ATGACGCCGTCCCCCGGACCCGGCGGCGACGGGCTGATGTTCCCCACCGTGGCCCGGCTGGAGCTCGACGACCTGCTGACCCAGCTCGTCGACCGTGCCCGTGACGTCCTCGCCACCCAGAGCCGGCTGCGCGGCCTGCTGCAGGCCAACCGGATCATCGCCACCGACCTGCGGCTGCCCGTCCTGCTCCGGCACATCGTCGAGGCCGCCACCGACCTGCTCGGCGCCCGCTACGGCGCGCTCGGCGTCATCGCGCCCGACCGCACACTCGAGGAGTTCGTGCACGTCGGGATGACCGACGCCGACGTAACCCGGATCCGCTACCTGCCCACCGGGCAGGGGATCCTCGGGCTGCTCATCGACGACCAGCGGCCGCGGCGCGTCGACGACATCGCCGACGACCCGAGCGCCTACGGGTTCCCGCCGGGGCATCCCCCGATGCGGACCTTCCTCGGTGTCCCGATCATGGTGCGTGGGGAGGTCTTCGGGAACCTGTACCTCACCGACAAGCACGATGACGCCCCGTTCACCGCGGAGGACGAGGAGCTCGCCCTGGCGCTGGCCGCCAACGCCGGGGTGGCCATCGAGAACGCGCGGCTCTACCACGAGTCGCAGCAGCGGCACCTGTGGATGACAGCCTCGGCCGAGATCACCCGGCTGTTCATGGCCGGGGCGCCCGACTCGTTCGGGATGCTGGCCCGCCGGGTGCTCGACGTCGCCGACGCGACCTTCGTCGCCCTCGCGCTGCGCGCCGAGGACGGGGACGGCGCCGGCCAGCACGCCCGCGTCGCCGTCGCGGTGACCGACCAGGACCACGATCAGGAACGAGACCAGGAACGGGATGCCGGCGGCGGGCGGGCGGGGCGGCGCATCCCCCTCGAACACACCCTGACCGGCCGGGTCCTCACCGAGCGGCAGGCCCTGCGGGTCGACAACGCCCAGCTCGACGCCCTGCCGGACGAGCGCACGGACCGCACCGGCCCGCTGATGGTCGTCCCCCTGGTCGCCGGGACGGACCAGTGTGACGGGGCGCTGCTCGTCGGCCGGGACCACGGAGCCCGGGCCTTCACCGACACCGACCTCGTCCTCGCCACCAGCTTCGCCGGCCACATCGCCATCGCGCTCGAGCTCGCCCACACCAAGGCCGACCAGGAGCGTCTGCTCGTCCTCGCCGACCGCGGGCGCATCGCCCGGGACCTGCACGACCACGTCATCCAGCGGCTGTTCGCCGTCGCGCTCGGCATGCAGGATCTCGCCCAGTACGAGAACCCGTCCAACGCCGACCGCATCACCGCCTACATCGAGAACATCGACGCCACCATCAAGGACATCCGCCGCACCATCTTCGAGCTCCGCAGCACCCACCCCACCCGCGGCGGACGCCTGCGCGGGGCGCTGGAGAAGATCTCCGAGGACATCCGGCCCGCGCTCGGCTTCAACCCCGTGATCACGCTGAGCGGCCCGCTCGACTCCCTCGTCGACGAGCGGCTCGCCGACCACCTGCTCGCGGTCGCCCGCGAGGCCCTCACCAACACCGCCCGGCACGCCCGCGCCACCACCGCCGAGCTCCGGCTCGCCGTGCAGGGCGACACCATCGCCCTCGACGCGGTCGACGACGGGGTCGGCATCGGCGACTCCACCCGGCGCAGCGGCCTGGACAACCTCCGCACCCGCGCCGAGATCGTCGGCGGCGCCTGCTCCGTCACCACGCCCCCCGGCGGCGGCACCCACCTCCGCTGGACGGCCCCGCTGTAG
- a CDS encoding AAA family ATPase, which yields MRVAMTGSGVPVGAGQGLGTVPGLPATLTETLTSVLIFLGDRVYKIKKTADLGFLDFRTRDARLAACQAEVDLNRRLAPDVYLGVADISGPDGTVFDHMVVMRRLPADRRLSALVTAGSDVTGPLRAIARLLADFHARCSTSAEITEAGSAATLRSLWDEVLRGVEPYLGPVLDTTTIDTVRHLAERYIEGREPLLRERQRDGRIRDGHGDLVADDIYCLDDGPRILDCLEFDRRLRVGDVLADVAFLAMDLERLGRADLSRFLLDQYRAYTAVTHPLSLESLYIAYRAFVMCRIACTQYAQGSAAAAAEARALASLALASLRRGRVRLVLVGGTPESGRSALAADLAEAEGWTVLRAESVARELNHLPRTGDADAGDAGDAVYSELLRRAGTAVERGESVVIDASWARRHDRQRAAALARATATDLVQLRCAPPEPALAGRSVAQAGPGFDRSALTGHEYPFHTDPWPEAKTLEHGPTPTDILRTARRATR from the coding sequence ATGCGTGTGGCGATGACCGGCAGCGGGGTCCCCGTGGGTGCCGGGCAGGGTCTCGGCACGGTGCCGGGGCTGCCCGCCACTCTCACCGAGACGCTGACGTCGGTACTCATCTTCCTCGGCGACCGGGTCTACAAGATAAAGAAAACAGCCGATCTCGGGTTCCTGGACTTCCGCACCCGTGACGCACGTCTCGCCGCCTGTCAGGCCGAGGTCGACCTCAACCGCCGGCTGGCCCCGGACGTCTACCTGGGCGTCGCCGACATCTCCGGCCCCGACGGAACCGTGTTCGACCACATGGTCGTGATGCGGCGCCTGCCCGCCGACCGCCGGCTGTCCGCGCTGGTCACGGCCGGCAGCGACGTCACCGGCCCGCTGCGCGCCATCGCCCGGCTGCTCGCCGACTTCCACGCCCGCTGCTCGACGTCGGCGGAGATCACCGAGGCCGGGTCGGCCGCCACCCTGCGCAGCCTGTGGGACGAGGTCCTGCGCGGTGTCGAGCCCTACCTCGGGCCGGTGCTCGACACGACCACCATCGACACCGTCCGCCACCTGGCCGAGCGTTACATCGAGGGCCGCGAGCCGCTCCTGCGCGAACGGCAGCGCGACGGCCGCATCCGCGACGGCCACGGCGATCTGGTCGCCGACGACATCTACTGCCTCGACGACGGCCCGCGCATCCTCGACTGTCTGGAGTTCGACCGGCGGCTGCGGGTCGGCGACGTGCTGGCGGACGTCGCCTTCCTCGCGATGGACCTCGAGCGGCTCGGCCGGGCCGACCTCAGCCGCTTCCTGCTCGACCAGTACCGGGCCTACACGGCCGTCACCCATCCGCTGTCCCTGGAGAGCCTCTACATCGCGTACCGGGCGTTCGTGATGTGCCGGATCGCCTGCACCCAGTACGCGCAGGGCTCGGCGGCCGCCGCCGCGGAGGCCCGCGCACTGGCCTCGCTCGCGCTGGCGAGCCTGCGCCGCGGCCGGGTGCGGCTCGTCCTCGTGGGTGGCACGCCCGAGTCGGGGCGCTCCGCGCTGGCCGCCGACCTGGCCGAGGCCGAGGGCTGGACGGTGCTGCGGGCCGAGTCCGTCGCCCGCGAGCTGAACCACCTGCCGCGCACCGGCGATGCCGACGCGGGCGATGCGGGTGACGCGGTGTACTCCGAGCTGCTGCGGCGGGCCGGCACCGCCGTGGAGCGCGGCGAGTCGGTCGTCATCGACGCGTCCTGGGCCCGTCGCCACGACCGCCAGCGCGCCGCCGCGCTCGCCCGTGCCACCGCCACCGACCTCGTCCAGTTGCGCTGCGCGCCCCCGGAGCCGGCCCTGGCGGGCCGTTCCGTCGCGCAGGCCGGGCCGGGTTTCGACCGGTCCGCGCTGACCGGGCACGAGTACCCCTTCCACACCGACCCGTGGCCGGAGGCGAAGACGCTTGAACACGGACCCACGCCGACCGACATCCTCCGGACGGCGCGGCGGGCCACGCGGTGA
- a CDS encoding class I SAM-dependent methyltransferase, translating into MPTTSSWQYGRLCSLVYQLDKPIGTSFGDVEFYTELLDGVTGEILEPAVGTGRLIIPLTRSGLRVRGYDVSEYMLGIARENCAAHGVRPDLFVADMVTFREPGTFDAVIVPTGSFALVLGRDDALRALRNIRESLRPGGRLIVDVEPLRPSTATHPPGHWWHGDDLLTLTAVEEVRAAERQLVYWSRYELWRERRLVETELELFTLQMWELDEFSALLDEAGFGSVAVHADYTAARPPRADTAVWTFEATA; encoded by the coding sequence GTGCCGACGACATCCTCATGGCAGTACGGGCGGCTGTGCTCGCTGGTCTACCAGCTCGACAAACCGATCGGCACCAGTTTCGGCGACGTCGAGTTCTACACGGAGCTGCTGGACGGCGTGACCGGTGAGATCCTCGAGCCCGCGGTCGGCACCGGCCGGCTGATCATCCCGCTCACCCGGTCAGGGCTGCGGGTGCGCGGCTACGACGTGTCCGAGTACATGCTCGGAATCGCCCGCGAGAACTGCGCGGCCCATGGAGTGCGCCCCGACCTGTTCGTCGCCGACATGGTGACCTTCCGCGAGCCCGGGACCTTCGACGCGGTCATCGTCCCCACCGGCTCCTTCGCGCTGGTCCTCGGCCGGGACGACGCGCTGCGCGCCCTGCGCAACATCCGGGAGAGCCTGCGCCCGGGCGGGCGGCTCATCGTGGACGTCGAACCGCTGCGGCCGTCCACCGCGACCCACCCGCCCGGGCACTGGTGGCACGGGGATGATCTTCTCACGCTCACCGCCGTCGAGGAGGTGCGCGCCGCCGAGCGCCAACTCGTCTACTGGAGCCGCTACGAGCTGTGGCGCGAGCGCCGGCTCGTCGAGACCGAGCTCGAGCTCTTCACCCTGCAGATGTGGGAACTGGACGAGTTCTCCGCCCTGCTCGACGAAGCCGGGTTCGGCTCCGTCGCGGTACACGCCGACTACACGGCGGCCCGGCCGCCCCGAGCCGACACCGCCGTGTGGACCTTCGAGGCGACCGCCTGA